ctcCGGATAAGACAAAATATATAATCGACGATACTGTTGAACTTCTTGTAATCTCAAAAATCAACAAAATCTGAAATGAAtctaatctgaggtctctaggtctatcaatgaGTTTTGGCCAAAATCCACTGATGTCTAGATATCtcggattggactcatttcaggtcctgtgtatttctaaGGCTGCAAGGAGTCTAACGATATTGTCCATTGCATATTTCGATATCTCtagaggtgttaaaatattatcaaaaaaatcaGCTAAAATATAAACTcattcatatcaagcccacgttgggcctgatatgattccatattaggcccacgtgtttgatatgaaatcatattagACCCACAAGATTATAATTTAGATGATTCTTCTGACAATATTTTAATACCTCTGGAGAAACTGAAATATACAATGGATGACACCGTTGGACTCCTTACCACCACAGAAATCCACAAGACCATAAATAGGTCCAATATGATATTTTTATGTCCataagtggattttggtcaaaactcacttaTGGGCTTAGAAACCTCATATTTGACCCATTTCAGATCCTCTAGATTTTTgagattgcaaggagtccaacaaTATCGTCCATTACGTATTTTAACGTCTCCGAAGGTGTTGAAATGTTTTCAAAAAAATTAGCTAAAACATAAACTCATTCAAATCAAGTCCACATTAGGTTTGATATGATTTTATATCAGATCTAACGTGGGCCTAATATGTATTACGAAGTCGCAAGTGCACGACTATATCGTTAGTAATAGAAATATTGATCCCATAGTaactgttgattaaacactaatTAACTTTACACAACGAATTATCTAGATAATTGGAAGGTCGTTCACAAACgcaagaaagagagagagagagagagagagagagagagagagagagagagagagaataagCGTAGGTGAGTGGGGTGTGACatattctaggatttcagtttcgttATGATACTAGTTAGTTTTCCTAtacattgttcatctacctaattACATGCTTACACTCGTATAAGGATTCTAACTAAAGCGTAGCACAACTCCCACGTAAGTTGCACCAAAGAGTGTACCTAAGTTCTAACGTCATTAAGTAAAGAGGTAActctagaaagtctggttaaGAGGTAATCTCTATCACTAGGACACTCTCGATCATACATTTCTACAGTTATCTAATGTACTTCCTAATGGTAGTACAAGAgtatcaactccaattagaacGCCCTAACAAGGATTAGTCCATATGTTAGTAAGTATTGATGCCCTCTGTCACTAAGAGCATAATGTGTCCAGTTGAATGAgtatcctctgtcactaaggatcTCCCGATCATCCAGTGtagtagcaaccttaacataGAGACAAATCTCTCACATCCATATGAATTGACCTCACACATATTTTGTCAAACACATATAAGGCACAACACATATAGAACATGATATACACACTTCATAGcaaaagaaaatatccaaatacatagtttataTATCACATCACATCATAGTTACTTCCTACATCCAAGatttagagatctactccattgcaaaagaatataatcaaaagacaatgaaaatagcaaactacaactcaatacataGAAATAGAGAGAGAagagtgcttatccttgaagccCGACATCTTTTGAAATGTTCCCTTACTCCGGAAGTGGACGGATCGGCGAAGATGGACGATCTCAAGTTTCTCCAAGggagagaacccttccccaagaaaTGGGGGCAAGCCCCAAGCtaaagatgagtgaaaagggaGACAAAAATCCCTTTTATAGTTCTAGACACAACCCTTGCTTGGGtcatggcacggtcgtgtgaatccacatggcaaTGTGCTACCTTGGCTCTGGTtcggtggcacgaccgtgcggaTTTCACATGGCCAAAGTCTTTTTCTTCTCTGAAAATTCCACACGTGCATGtggattggcacggtcgtgtctcAAGGCTGTGTGGACCTTGTAGACCATTTTAACACATGTTAACGTGGTATTCTCGAGTTGAAGTCTTCAGCAAAGTTGTAAATCTTAAAGTTAGCtacaatttgatataaagaacaACCAAAACTCTAACTGAGCAAAAtgttatggtcattttacttttggtctgcagtgcTGAAAATGACATAACTGTGTGGAATTGACATGGTCGTGCCTAAAAGGCACAACCAGGCCGTGCCTAAAAGGCACAACCAGGCCGTGTGAGCATTGGTGTGTGCCATATTTTCACACGTCCATACCTCATAAACACGACCCAGGTATTTTgggaagctctagactccatttAAGCTCAATTTTGCTCTAAATCACgttctatcaatcaaaacaagcaaagagtagatcttcgAATAAAAGAAGTGAAAATataacattataatgaaataaggtgtaataaatatatattatgctCATGAAGTACAAGTAtatgtgcatcaaaacatatataaagtgtatataatttacgcacatcaatatgaaatcatatcaggctcaTAGGGTTATGATTTAGGTTATTCTTTTAACAATATTTTAACACCTATAGAGAAGTTGAAATATGTAATGGACAACACCGTTAAACTCCTTGCAgcctcagaaatccacaggacctAAAATGAGTCTAATATGAGATCTTTAGATCCATTAATGAATTTCGATCAAAATCTACTAATCACCTAAACATGTTCAATTGGATCCATTTCAGGTCCTGCGGATTTTTAAGATTGTAAGGAGTTTAACAATACCCTCTATTATTTATTCCTACTTCTCTAgaggtattaaaatattatcagaATAATCAATCCAACTTCATATCAaacccacgttaggcctgatttATCTCATGATTGAAATTGTCTTTTAGGTAATTCCTATTTTCTTTTAAATCCGGTTGAaattattatatcatattttatcaACTTTAACTACTAAATATGTGCTTTATGGTCTGCATCAAGAAAATGCCTTATAGTTAGAGACACTTTCCTCATACTAACTATTGTTAACCTGGATTGTTTAATTACTCAATACTTGCATGATAGCTCTATCAGTAAAAAAACAGAATGATGATGCTATTGATGCTAATTGTTATCCATGATAAAAATGTTAGAAACAATTTTCATTGgttgaaaattaaaaatacacTACTAAATAAAAATCCAATTATGCACTAgtcaaaaaaacataaaaattttacCCATTTGATTTTAAGTTGTAGTTAACCAATCAAAACTCAGTTATTTGTTTCCTTTTTCATGAGATAAAATATCACAGTAAACTTTGgagaagaaaatttaaaataagtgCATACGATGTAGAAGAGGTTTCACATATAATTGTTAAGCTCACTCATATGATGCCCACATTAGGCATGATATAGAATTAGAATTATATTGGGCTCAATGAAATTATATCAGGTTCATGAGAATATGATTTAGTTAATTCttctaataatattttaacacctttattatatattttaattttttcagaGGTGTTAAAAAATTATCGGAAGAATTAGTTAAATCATAACCTCGTGAGCCTGATATAGAATCACATCAGGCCCAACGTATGATTGATATGAATGAGTTTATATTTTAGCTGAGACGTTGAAATACGCAATGGACGACGCTATTGGATTCCTTACAATCTCAGAAATCTACATAACCTGAAATGACCAAAACTCATTAATAgccctagagacctcagattggaCTCATTTTATGTTCTGTGAATTTTTGAGCCGGTAAGGAATTCAACAGTCGTCCATTACATATTTCAGCTTCTCTGGAGGTGTTGAAAAATTATCGGAAGAATCAACTAAATCATAATCCCATGACCCTTTTATGatttcatatcaagcccacgttggacctgatatgatatggaatcatatcagacccgcattgggcctgatatgaaatcatatcaagtCCAACATAGACTTGATATGAATGAATTTATGTTTTAGCTAATTTTTCTGATAACATTTCAACATCTAAAGGCGCCAAAATATGCAATGGACGTCACCGTTGAACTATTTGTAACATTAGAAATCCACAGAACTTGAAATGAGTACAATTTGAaatctctaagtccatcaatgaattttggttaaaactattgatggacctagagatttCAAATTATACACATTTCAAATCTTGTGAATTTCTACGGTTGTAAGAAGTTTAACGATATCGTCCATTGCATATTTCAATTTATCCtgaggtgttaaaatattattgaaagaaaTACGCTAAATCATAACTCTATTATGCTTGCATGCATCcgaaagagaggaaaaaaaaaagaagagaaaggaggaaaTAGAAAAGAGATTGCATGGATTtaagagaggaaagagaagaaatTGCAAAGAGAGAACGGAAAATATAGAAAATTGAGTGTACTCTTTCATAAATATTAAAGTATAGTGTGTCTTTTGATCAATTTACAAATTTAAGTGTGCCCTTTAGTAAATTACTGTttaatagacttaattaaaacttgGTCTAGGCAGTAGACGGTTAATGACTGTCTCGCCACCACCGCCTGTTGCAATTTGCAACCCTTGTTCAAGGTAGGAATCTCAAACGAGGAAAAGCATTAGACAGGGCCGAGGAGTTGGGATAATGCAGAGAGATGATTAGAGAAGCATAACATCTTTCATGCTGATAGACTAATGCTAACCCCAACCATCTCCTGATGAAAGAAGAAAGCTAAATTTATCATCGGCTTGAAGTTGgtgaatttcatttttattaCAAATAGTGAACACCACAACAAATACCTGCACCGATATTTGTTTGATTTAGGTTGTTTCTATCGAGTGTCAGTTAAGACATAACTTAAACCACCAAGCAAAAACTAGTCCAGCTGAACTTATTTAGATGGTAACCCCACTAGCCCACAAGTTCAGTGCAGAATGAAACTGGCATCATTATGTGGCACATCAGGCCAAAGTCATTCCCTGTTGAATCACTCCATGTGTAGTTTGTAGGTTAATTCTAATACTAAGTATTATAATCTGACTGATCAAACGAGAAGGTTGATTGTGAATTTGGTCTTAAGTGTCTTGAGGAGGGTTAATTTTCCATCAAGTTATCATTCATCAAGCTTTATATTTCTCTTAAACCTTTGCAACCTGATTGTGAATGACTGAACCTAACAAAAACTCACTAGGTACAAGCGAACAATTAAGCACCTAATGTCTAATCAGTATCGAAGTTTCTTAAGGTCTATGAGAATGCAATGCTCAATTAGTAAGTGAACCGACCAAAAAAAACAGTACTATAACATTCTACACTATAGCATTCTTGTAACTTTATGCTAATATAAATCAAAAACACTGCTAGAAACGTTGATACACAATGAAAATCCAGATTGCTTGTATTTATGAGCAAATAAATATGTTGAAATAACTTAAGAAATGAAACTGGATGCGCATTGAGATTAAGGCTAGAACTATCCTTCACTGCAGAAACTAATTCATTATGTCTACAACAGCTTCAATAAACATCAGTAAACCCCTTAACAGAGTTACAAACTGAAGGGTTAGTGACCGATGGCTTTCAAGTTTTGGCATCATTTAAAGAGAGATTTTGTTACCATCTAGTAAGTACTTTCACACTTAGACCTTAAAAATTATCAATTTGCATTAGGTATAATAATTTGCAGCAGATAACTAAACAACAAAAGCAGAGGTTTTCTAAGGTTAAATACAAGTAACTAATACTGTACTATTTTGCAAATAGTAGAGATACATTATCAACCTGAAACAAGAAACACTATCAGAGTTCAGTTCGACACATTCAATCACAAAGCACGATTTATTCAATCCTACAAACATTCATGCACCCAAACTTCTTCATGATAACTAGCCAAAGTGAACCCATGGATCACAATCCATTTGAGCCAAACACTACTAGATGATTCCATGCAAGCTCTCTGCACAAATTGTgtatcttttttcttttttttttccccctttaAGCATCAAAGAAAACTGaagatacaaaagaaaacaactacaactaaaaaaaaaaaattttaaaaaaacaattattTGTATATACCTATCATCATGGTTAATCCTCCTGCTTCTTTGCAGATAGCCGCTTCAGGAACTCATACGTAGTAATCATGGTGGTCGCAGACATCGACATGGAAGCCCATCTTGGCCCTAATCCTCGATAACATGCACTCCACCCTCCCTCTTTTATCAGGTTCCTTAGCGTTTGCCGTATGGTGATCGGTCCTTCACCAGCTTCCATTACCTGTAACCTTGTCTTAATCGTATCCAGAGGCATTGTCAACAGAGCAGCTGCTCCACCTGCCAGTGCAGCGCTTAATCCTTGCACCACGACCACCGTCCTGGATTCTGGCTTGAAGGCACCTGTACTGCTACTTCCAAACTCTTGCTCCTCAACGCCTAACCGTAGCCGGCACAGGTAGTAACCGATTCCGCTCCAGACTAGCTTCTGAGACACAGAGTAGGACGCCCACCAAACAGCATTTGAAGGTGCATAGGTTAATATAGACATGCCGAAACCCCTGTAAAGCCCCCGAATCCCCTCGCCCGCTACAATCTTTCGGAAGGCGTCAATCCCGCCGAGGTACTTAGACGTAGACACATGGCGCCCTTGCACCATCAGCCGCTGGCTGACGACGTCAATCGGGGTCCAGACCACCTGCGCCGCAACGGCAGCACTCAGGCCGGCCGCGGCGCTGGCCACGGTCGAAGCAGTAGGCTCGGAGACGCCGAAGCGGACTGTGACAGTACCGACGGCGCTCTTGGTGATCTCGAGCGCGCCCATGTAAAGGGTGCGGGCGGGAACGGTTCCAGCGAGGGAGGTACAGTAGCCGCGGTAGAAGCTGGCGGGGCCTTCGCGGCGGAGGATGTCGACACCGGCTGACCAGGCGGAGGGCGGCGCGGGGTGGCAGACCTGGAGACGGGTCTTGAGGACGACGGCCGGGTAGAGCGCGGCAGAGACGGCGGAGAAGAGCGCGGCGCCGAGGACGAAGAAGCGCGATTTGTCCAGCATATGCCAATCAATCTCGGCCGGGAGGTGGAGCTCCGCCAGCTCGGCCTCTTCCTTTTCACCAACCTCACTCTCCGTCGCCCTCATCTCCGCCTCACCGGGCGGTGGCGGCTCGAGCTCAGGCCCGGAACCTATAGCTACGGCCTTTCCTCCATGTCGGGGATCAGAGAAGGAAAAGGGACGGAGCCTGATCCAAAGCTTGTCCGGATCGGGGCTTATAGAATTAGGGTTAGAAGGAGGGCAAGAGCGGTGCAGGAGAGGAGTGGTAGCAGACTGCGGTAGGAGTGGCGGCGGGGGACGAGTGAACGCATCACGGCTGTCGATGGAAACCGATCTGCCGTCGGATCGCTTCCTTTTCTGTCGCTTCAAAGAGAGCGTAGAACGAGGAGACAGGAATTGTAATTGGATAAGGTTCTTTTGTATTTTTGTGCGCAGAAGAAAACAAAAcgaaaaaaatgagaaaatactTGGGAAAATATTAAAAGTGGTCcttaattttatgaaaatatcaaagggatatttttctaaataaataaataatatagcaCCTTCAAAATGTGATTTCAGTTTTTATTTGGcaatataaaaatttttaaaaaaacaagggtcagaaaggaaaaaatatattagaattatatattcttttaaaaaaataagcttGAATATTTGACGGATTTAATAAATCAAAAACCTAAGCAGAGATGGATTCTAAAGCATAGAGATAAAGTATTAAACGGCTGTGAATATGATCATAAAAAATAGGGATCGAAAAAAAATATATCACTATGAAACACATCTGATGTTAGGATCCGTACAAGTTAAAGTACGAGGGTGACTTCGATCGCTTCTCGTTTTGATCTCATACTCATAAACCTTGACATCacatatataattttgatatttatttagtATCCATTTCTTAAGACGATTAATTCAATATCAACTGATAGTGATCTCGCTTCACTAGAACATTCTCCTTTTCAAATGTCTTTTGAGAGGCAGAGAAACCTCTAATAACATATTTTTATCGGAAcacaataaaaaataatgaatacaaaaacaaatgaaattaaaaattactttataataaaaatatatatattttagatgTTTTCTTATTACTTAGAAATGTCTCTTGTTGATCTAGAAAGGTAACAACACTTCGTCTCAGAATCTCCAAGAACTGGCTCAAAAATCTTCTCGAAACTTCTCTTTTAAAGTCTTTAGGTCGAGACTAATTTCCATCTACTAGTCAACTGATTTAATCCATCAGTCAATTGATATGATCTCCAACATTGTTCATGTCATTGATCGACCTCAGAAACTTTCGACAATCTATCTGATTTTGTCGATAATTCAAAcattagtcgactggtataaaCCATCATTCGACTGATCGAATCAGTCGAATTAAACAAGTGAATCTGACTAGCTTTTGTTCAATTCTGATctgcatcagtcgattgatatgaACTATCATTCGATCGATGTCATTAGTCAAATTGAATAAAGCGAATTTGTCCCGCTTCTGTTCAATTTCTGAAACCATCAATGGACTAATATCAAttatcagtcgattggtgtcATCAGTTGAGTCAAACAATCGAATCAACTTATTTCTATTTCGTTTTGATCAAAATCAGTCAACTAATACTCATAGTCAGTCGGCTGGTATTGAGTAAAAATATTGATTTCTAAACGAGCTCCATTTCGCATCTTAGATCATCTCATTTTGATatatgagtcaaaagttatggtgtTCGAAAGTTTGCTCTATCGGGAATTTCTCATTgtctagcatccgatcaaccttgacttgccagAACTTAATTGTTGCCTAGCATTAGGTCAACTTGACCTACTAGAACTTCACGCCTCAAGCCAACTCCCTGTTGGACTTCTAAccaccaagtgttcagtcaaccgtgacccattttgacttttctcttgccaactatctgttggacttctgatcaccaaatgTTCGGTCAACCATAACTTACTTAGACCTTCTGTCTCATGCCAACTCCATGTTGGATTTCTAACATCTAAGTATCTTATCAAttgtgatccacttagactttccgtGCCAACTCCATtttggacttccgatcaccaagtgtccggtcaactgtAACCCActtaaaattttcatattttgtcaAGTATTCAATTAACCTTCACCTATTTGACTTTTCACTCAACTAACTTAATATATTGATCAACCATCAAGTATCTAGTtaacattgacctacttgacatctCGACCaattaacatattgatcaaatatcaaaattctaactcaaCTTAAGTTTGGTCAACTTTGTCAACCTTGACAAGGGGGCAATTCCACCAACAATCTTCTTCATTTTTATGTTTAACAATATTGTTTAAGTCAACCTAACTCATTAGTCTAACATCCTACTTCTCATGCCAAGACATCAATGAAGGTTTCCTAATTTAAACTATCCATTCTCTCCTTTATCACAcatcaaaattttctttcaaaaatccattctcttcttccatttCTAACTTTCAATATCATAATGGAGGTTCTCTATCTTCCATTGTCTTCGATACTTAGCCTTGAGCATACATCCTTCATTCATTCATCAATACTCAAAATCTTGCATTCTTCTCCATTCATATCAAAATCATATCTTTAAGAATGACCTCCACCTCAAAGTATACTCCAACTTCAATCATTGCATCAATAATAATTTACAGTTTATAAACCTTTAGAAAAATCTAAGTTATAACGTTAAAGATTCAATCTTAATCTAAATCTCCTTATCAGatccatttatttattttttaaatccctTTCTTATTTTTCATCTAGAAAATCACCTTTGAATGTTTATTCAAGCATATCATAGGATCATAGATAGTAAAGATACCTAGAAGTAGTTTTAAATGAGTTAAACTAATCTATTTTAGTGAAAAATATAGAAATCAGTCGATTGTTACTTTGCATTAGTCGTCTGATAttcaaaaagttatatttttatttttttagattaaatttcaaaaatgttaactaattctatgatttttaaaaaattatgaaattttatttagacattacttatatgaaatactattaggaaaaaaaataattttctatataaATACATCTTCGTTTTAAAGAATAGCACAAAGTTCaaaacaattaaaacttttaatATTTCATACTAACTTTATATTAACCTAATCAATAGTGATTCTTATCAACAAATAGATTCACCAAGGTTTcctaaaatgattttcaaagccAATTTCTAATCATGGTAGCAAAATGTCATACATTTGTTGGTTACAAATAAAGCCCCGCATAgaaaacacatgaaaaagatcataggcttataagagaaagatatatatctccattagtatgagacTTTTTGGAtagagatcaaaaataaaatcataagagCTTATGCCCAAATTAGACAATATCATATcgttgtggagatatgtgaattcttttgaTCTCAACAAATAGTATTAGGACTGTTACGAATCTGCAAGTGCACGAAAACAttatcagtaatataaaagattatcaaatctacagagactgttgattaagtattagagatgtcacaaagtaagttatATAGACAACCGGAAGTTAGAAGAAGGttgaaagtgttggtgcaatcatgccttaAGGAAGAAATTTTGATAgttgataattatttaagtttaggctaatacATTAGATCTAATATAAGTTTAAGTTTGCAGGACCAAGAAGGTTGAGGATCAGATTCCTAGCAAGAGTAGTCTTTGTAGGTCGAAAGACCGGAtataaggcaagagaagtccaaggaggtcaAGGGACTAGATATTTGGTATAGGAGAATCTCTTGCAagtcagaagaccggatgcaaggtgAAAGAAGTCTAGggatgtaacgccccggcccgggcgggccccacccagaccgagccgggaacgccaccagaatttcccatcgggttgacgactagctccacagaccactggaggtcctttcagcatgctttatcctcactcgcacgcaccctagaaaacttcccaagagttcacccatccttagatttctccaagtcaagcacgcttaactttggagttcttaagtttgggcttccgaaaaggaaggtgcaccttggagatatggatagtaccatctaaccttttaagtcatacttaaccagaatctcagaatcgGGGTATTACAAGCGAGGTCAAGAACTAGAATCTTGGTGAGGCAATTGATAATCAATGCAAGCAAGTGTGCTAATCAATTAAGAAAAATGCCTAATCGATTAAGGTGTTAAGCGATTGAGCCAACCGCTTAACAAACCTTCTATTAGAAATAGAAGGTTTCCTACACCAATCTATTAGGACGTTGTAAGAGATTGGATCAATCGCTTACGGTGCCTTTTGCTTCGAACAGAATATTTCTGTTCGAAACTTAACCTGTTAGCTCAGTCGCTTACGGGACATTCTGTTCAAAATAGAATAATTCCTAATCGGCTGAGCTAATCGATTACCCTAAATCCTAATCAATTAGGGTAGGCGATTTGGAGGAGTCACGTAAATGAAGTACATGCAAAATTGACTACTCTAATCGATTAACGATGGGTAATCGATTAAGGTCACTTCTTAATCTATTAAGACTCCCAAAACGATAAGAAAAATGGCTCTTTCTCAAAAGGTTTAAGAAGACTTGAAGAGCCTATTTTGAGCACTATTCCATTGCGCTCTATCGTCTCCATTGCTCACCGATGCTCAAGCTCAAGCTCAATGCTCAAGATCTCACTAGTGCTGCAATCTCAAGCcattaaaagaagaagaaagtgtacTCAAAATCCTAATCTCTTtcttgtcttcttcttccttgtgaggTATTTTGTTGAGAGAGGGTTGTAGATTACTGTGTAAGGTTTCTTCACCTTCGATGttgatctaagaaggagaagtttcaTAGTGAAAAGTGTGACTAtagtgtagatccttggattagtcacttcaagacagtggataccaagtaaatacaaggagTTAACATTGCCTTCAAGTTTTCGTTGCGCAAAATCAAGTCAATTAAGAAATcaaagtgagtcattcacccctGTCTAGATcaatcggtcctaacaagtggtataagaTCTTAGtggcttttgaggattcatctcCAAGGAAGCACAAGTTTAGAGTTACAAGATGTCATTGAAAGAGAGACACTATTATGGAGGGATGGAgacaccattctatgaaggcaacAACTTTGCGTTCTAGAAGAGTTGTATGGAGCACTATCTCATGACCAAAATTGACATGTGGTTCTCAATTATGGAGGGATTCATGACACCAATCGAGGATGGAAAAGTGCTTGAATCATCAAAGTAGA
This window of the Zingiber officinale cultivar Zhangliang chromosome 3B, Zo_v1.1, whole genome shotgun sequence genome carries:
- the LOC122056329 gene encoding solute carrier family 25 member 44-like; the protein is MRATESEVGEKEEAELAELHLPAEIDWHMLDKSRFFVLGAALFSAVSAALYPAVVLKTRLQVCHPAPPSAWSAGVDILRREGPASFYRGYCTSLAGTVPARTLYMGALEITKSAVGTVTVRFGVSEPTASTVASAAAGLSAAVAAQVVWTPIDVVSQRLMVQGRHVSTSKYLGGIDAFRKIVAGEGIRGLYRGFGMSILTYAPSNAVWWASYSVSQKLVWSGIGYYLCRLRLGVEEQEFGSSSTGAFKPESRTVVVVQGLSAALAGGAAALLTMPLDTIKTRLQVMEAGEGPITIRQTLRNLIKEGGWSACYRGLGPRWASMSMSATTMITTYEFLKRLSAKKQED